Proteins from a genomic interval of Pseudomonas paeninsulae:
- the ptsP gene encoding phosphoenolpyruvate--protein phosphotransferase → MLNTLRKIVQEVNAAKDLKAALGIIVQRVKEAMGSQVCSVYLLDPESNRFVLMATDGLNKRSIGKVSMAPNEGLVGLVGTREEPLNLENASEHPRYRYFAETGEERYASFLGSPIIHHRKVMGVLVIQQKERRQFDEGEEAFLVTMSAQLAGVIAHAEATGSIRGLGRQGKGIQVAKFVGVPGSPGAAVGTAVVVLPPADLEVVPDKAVDDIAAELTLFNNALEGVRSDMRALSAKMASQLRPEERALFDVYLMMLEDAALGNEVVKVIRTGQWAQGALRQVIGEHINRFELMDDAYLRERASDVKDLGRRLLAYLQQARQQTLVYPDNCILVSEELSPAMLGEVPEGKLVGLVSVQGSGNSHVAIFARAMGIPTVMGVVDLPYSKIDGIQLIVDGYHGEVFTNPSELLRKQYAEVVEEERQLTQGLDALRGLPCETLDGYHMPLWVNTGLLADVKRAQERGAEGVGLYRTEVPFMIKERFPSEKEQLAIYREQLVAFHPLPVTMRSLDIGGDKALSYFPIKEENPFLGWRGIRVTLDHPEIFLVQTRAMLKASEGLDNLRILLPMISGIQELEEALHLIHRSWGEVRDEGVDIPLPPVGVMIEIPAAVYQVRELARQVDFLSVGSNDLTQYLLAVDRNNPRVAELYDFLHPAVLQALCKVVEGAHAEGKPVSICGEMAGDPVAAVLLMAMGFDSLSMNATNLPKVKWLLRQISLGKAKELLAQVMTIDNPQVIHSTLQLALRNLGLGRMINPASGIQA, encoded by the coding sequence ATGCTCAATACGCTGCGCAAGATCGTCCAGGAAGTAAATGCCGCCAAGGACCTCAAGGCGGCCTTGGGCATCATTGTGCAGCGGGTCAAGGAGGCCATGGGCAGCCAGGTCTGCTCGGTCTATCTGCTCGACCCGGAGAGCAACCGCTTCGTGCTGATGGCCACCGATGGCCTGAACAAGCGCTCCATCGGCAAGGTCAGCATGGCGCCCAACGAGGGCCTGGTCGGTCTGGTTGGCACCCGCGAGGAGCCGCTCAATCTGGAGAATGCCTCCGAACACCCGCGCTACCGCTACTTTGCCGAAACCGGTGAGGAGCGTTATGCCTCCTTCCTCGGCTCGCCGATCATCCACCATCGCAAGGTGATGGGCGTGCTGGTTATCCAGCAAAAGGAGCGGCGCCAGTTCGACGAGGGCGAAGAAGCCTTTTTGGTGACCATGAGCGCCCAGCTCGCCGGGGTTATCGCGCACGCCGAGGCAACCGGCTCGATCCGCGGCCTGGGCAGGCAAGGCAAGGGTATCCAGGTGGCCAAGTTCGTTGGCGTGCCGGGTTCGCCCGGTGCGGCGGTGGGGACGGCGGTGGTGGTATTGCCGCCGGCCGATCTGGAAGTGGTGCCGGATAAAGCCGTCGACGACATCGCCGCCGAGCTGACCTTGTTCAACAACGCCCTGGAAGGTGTGCGCAGCGACATGCGTGCGCTGTCGGCGAAGATGGCCAGCCAGCTGCGCCCGGAAGAGCGTGCGCTGTTCGACGTCTATCTGATGATGCTGGAAGACGCCGCCCTGGGTAACGAGGTGGTCAAGGTCATCCGTACCGGCCAGTGGGCCCAGGGCGCACTGCGCCAGGTGATTGGCGAACACATCAATCGTTTCGAGTTGATGGACGACGCCTACCTGCGCGAGCGCGCCAGCGACGTCAAAGACCTCGGCCGCCGCCTGCTCGCCTATCTGCAGCAGGCGCGTCAGCAGACCCTGGTCTACCCGGACAATTGCATCCTGGTCAGCGAAGAGCTGTCGCCGGCGATGCTTGGTGAGGTGCCGGAAGGCAAGCTGGTCGGCCTGGTTTCGGTGCAGGGCTCGGGCAACTCACATGTGGCGATCTTCGCTCGCGCCATGGGCATTCCCACGGTGATGGGGGTGGTCGATCTGCCCTATTCGAAGATCGACGGCATCCAGCTGATCGTCGATGGCTACCATGGCGAGGTGTTCACCAACCCCAGCGAGCTCCTGCGCAAGCAGTATGCCGAGGTGGTCGAGGAAGAACGCCAGCTGACCCAGGGCCTCGATGCCTTGCGTGGCTTGCCGTGCGAGACGCTGGACGGTTACCACATGCCGCTGTGGGTCAATACCGGCCTGCTTGCCGATGTGAAGCGTGCTCAGGAGCGCGGCGCCGAGGGCGTGGGTCTGTACCGTACCGAAGTGCCCTTCATGATCAAGGAGCGCTTCCCCAGCGAGAAGGAACAGCTCGCCATTTATCGCGAGCAGCTGGTCGCCTTCCATCCGTTGCCGGTAACCATGCGCAGCCTGGATATCGGTGGCGACAAGGCGCTGAGCTATTTTCCGATCAAGGAAGAAAACCCCTTCCTCGGTTGGCGCGGCATCCGCGTCACCCTCGACCACCCGGAAATCTTCCTGGTGCAGACCCGCGCCATGCTCAAGGCCAGTGAAGGCTTGGATAACCTGCGCATCCTGTTGCCGATGATTTCCGGGATTCAGGAGCTGGAAGAAGCGCTGCACCTGATTCACCGTTCCTGGGGCGAGGTGCGCGACGAGGGCGTCGACATCCCGCTGCCGCCGGTTGGGGTGATGATCGAGATTCCCGCAGCGGTCTATCAGGTGCGCGAGCTGGCGCGTCAGGTCGACTTTCTCTCGGTCGGCTCCAACGACCTAACCCAGTACCTGCTGGCGGTGGACCGCAACAATCCGCGCGTCGCCGAGCTCTACGACTTTCTCCATCCGGCAGTGCTACAAGCGCTGTGCAAGGTGGTTGAAGGCGCCCATGCCGAAGGCAAACCGGTGAGTATCTGTGGCGAAATGGCCGGCGATCCGGTGGCGGCGGTGCTGTTGATGGCGATGGGCTTCGATAGCCTGTCGATGAACGCCACCAACCTGCCCAAGGTCAAGTGGCTGCTGCGTCAGATCAGCCTGGGCAAGGCCAAGGAGCTGCTGGCCCAGGTGATGACCATCGACAATCCGCAGGTGATCCACAGCACCCTGCAACTGGCCCTGCGCAACCTTGGCCTGGGCCGCATGATCAATCCGGCCTCGGGTATCCAGGCCTGA
- a CDS encoding RNA pyrophosphohydrolase: MIDPDGFRPNVGIILTNDVGQVLWARRINQDAWQFPQGGINDYESPEEALYRELNEEVGLEQQDVKILACTRGWLRYRLPQRLVRTHSQPLCIGQKQKWFLLRLTSDEQRVRMDLTGKPEFDGWRWVSYWYPLGQVVTFKREVYRRALKELAPRLLARD; encoded by the coding sequence GTGATCGATCCTGATGGTTTTCGCCCCAATGTCGGCATCATTTTGACCAATGATGTTGGCCAGGTGCTCTGGGCGCGTCGGATAAACCAGGACGCCTGGCAGTTCCCGCAAGGCGGGATCAACGACTATGAGTCACCGGAAGAAGCGCTGTACCGCGAATTGAACGAGGAAGTCGGCCTGGAGCAGCAGGATGTGAAAATTCTCGCCTGCACTCGGGGTTGGTTGAGGTATCGTCTGCCTCAGCGTCTGGTTCGCACCCACAGTCAACCGCTGTGCATCGGCCAGAAACAGAAGTGGTTCCTGCTGCGTCTGACGTCGGACGAACAGCGGGTACGCATGGACCTGACCGGCAAGCCCGAGTTCGATGGCTGGCGCTGGGTCAGTTACTGGTACCCGTTGGGCCAGGTGGTCACATTCAAGCGCGAGGTCTATCGTCGCGCCCTCAAGGAACTCGCTCCGCGCCTGCTGGCGCGGGACTGA